One Helianthus annuus cultivar XRQ/B chromosome 12, HanXRQr2.0-SUNRISE, whole genome shotgun sequence genomic region harbors:
- the LOC110895212 gene encoding uncharacterized protein LOC110895212 — MVAAQDSMSRKKNRHHDDERMNLNWISTTSRRLHIHLICIKFLSCYNHSLINRWRIIDEMVRNRINSNINVLDEFEKFSDEDGKAKARCKHCSTVVNADKEKIGNVAMIRHLERCEKY; from the exons ATGGTCGCAGCTCAAGACTCGATGTCCCGTAAGAAGAACCGTCATCACGACGACGAGAGGATGAATCTGAACTGGATCTCGACGACTTCAAG AAGGCTGCACATTCATCTCATCTGCATTAAATTTCTTAGCTGCTACAATCATTCATTAATCAATCGTTGGCGGATCATTGACGAG ATGGTTCGAAATAGGATTAATTCAAACATCAATGTTTTGGACGAATTTGAGAAGTTTTCCGATGAGGACGGGAAGGCTAAGGCAAGATGCAAGCATTGCTCGACGGTTGTCAATGCGGACAAGGAAAAAATCGGAAACGTGGCAATGATAAGGCATCTCGAAAGATGTGAGAAATACTGA